In a genomic window of Polycladomyces abyssicola:
- the nrdR gene encoding transcriptional regulator NrdR, giving the protein MRCPFCGSMGSRVLDSRPANEGKSIRRRRECEACGRRFTTFETVEEKPLMVIKKDGGREVFSREKILRGLFRACEKRDVPLERLEALVDEIERTLRERGETEVPTKEIGEMIMERLVDVDEVAYVRFASVYRQFQDIDAFVRELEDLLNRTGKS; this is encoded by the coding sequence ATGCGGTGCCCATTTTGCGGGAGCATGGGAAGCCGGGTTCTGGACTCCCGTCCGGCCAACGAGGGAAAATCGATCCGTCGGCGTCGCGAATGCGAGGCGTGCGGCAGGCGGTTCACCACCTTTGAAACTGTGGAGGAAAAACCACTGATGGTGATTAAGAAGGACGGGGGCCGGGAGGTATTTAGCAGAGAAAAAATCCTGCGGGGCTTGTTCCGCGCGTGTGAAAAGCGTGATGTGCCCCTGGAACGGCTGGAAGCGCTCGTGGATGAAATTGAACGTACCTTGCGCGAGCGGGGGGAAACGGAAGTTCCCACCAAGGAGATTGGCGAGATGATCATGGAGCGACTGGTGGATGTGGACGAAGTGGCTTATGTGCGGTTTGCATCCGTCTACCGTCAATTTCAGGATATCGATGCATTTGTACGGGAATTGGAGGATTTGCTGAACAGGACGGGAAAATCCTGA